The Bombus huntii isolate Logan2020A chromosome 11, iyBomHunt1.1, whole genome shotgun sequence genome includes a window with the following:
- the LOC126870827 gene encoding period circadian protein isoform X1 — protein MEEVSTENAKVSDSGYSNTCSNSQSQRSSGSSISRNSNRSESSGYCGRRPSTFGSSNEALPQPISKRKDKEYKKKKSKTILAVNAEADIILKSAGTPPEAVSYNVTVPTKPILEKKSENMGRYVQEEQNITTRIFVGCIQEEVAIELVDATDPGEHNGDNVTDVEVGLASRTNPLDDSASQANEGFCAVISMHDGLVLYTTPSICTALGYPKDAWIGRSFIDYVHPKDKATLADQISSSIVSPQEDRPKGINGRRASLFCGLRKFTRSVIHQSIDQHKAARSNFYLPFHLTLSFRDFRDRATEQQHKAMFLVVTAQPVHSAYKAPEETIISSVFTTRHTATCYLSHVDPDVVQYFGYLPQDMVGRSLFDFYHPEDLPFIKDIYETVIKLEGASFRSKPYRFGVQNGGYVVLETEWSSFINPWTKKLEFVVGQHRVLKGPANPDIFRLPCATEYGQLANISEEVLKEAKIIQGEIRTLLDENIQRKSDITELDVSKRCKDLASFMENLLQETRTPGLGKDVLATDDRSFSGSRNPLLQEHDSVMLGEISPHREYYDSKSSTETPPSYNQLNYNENIERFFKSKPPVATMYGSDEENINSSNDEGEKTSPNSAVRKCMSPINGSGGSGSGSAENLSSGSNNQTSSASRGNTSNTTSTESFKPPTLTESLLNRHNEDMEKLMMQKHRELRSSIKASDKLKDSRIKTTEKMSTDTNMHFISQGHGVKRSGSHSWEGDSFKVSKHDEVSRTSTAGQFPTNVTTTVTSMSVDQSTVIQKGANINLWQPLSVTVPPASPAQPHNVPQNTNSQAIPRVPILPPMIPVYYIPVPQTNDPAVLSSLQEKLSPPHSMQPPQPNPYMFVPVSYVTTAMAGVIYPPVIGAPSAGMMYRPFLIPEQTSVTRENNQSIMNKCSDRKRPASQATSVKAEPGSSMAMSESSKKVLSPGELFSSCVSNDGGCSSLVDAPTPVNQKIHKQNDYSVDESSSSSFYSSFLYKSSDSSCNPDQKPTEYLPEESMMKQHYGKRRKEPPWLEGVQLTPELIYEYQIHPKTLNEVLQADMDALKNFNQPLLVNDQLGQLYLDLEVEGFETKLVLEDGITSSGSDSGSSSGSWTAGTMSQQKHRRRMVKYGKLVMIHEENAPLPPALPPQSVPCQQL, from the exons TAGTGGCAGCTCAATCTCGAGAAACAGTAACCGCTCCGAAAGTAGCGGTTATTGCGGTAGGCGCCCCTCGACATTTGGATCCAG CAATGAAGCACTACCGCAGCCAATCAGCAAAAGAAAGGATAAAGAAtacaagaagaagaagtcgAAGACGATTTTGGCTGTTAACGCTGAGGCAGATATTATCCTGAAAAGTGCCGGCACACCGCCAGAGGCTGTGTCATATAACGTCACCGTCCCAACGAAGCCAATACTTGAAAAAAAATCAG AAAACATGGGCAGGTATGTCCAAGAAGAACAGAATATAACGACGAGAATTTTTGTTGGATGTATACAAGAAGAAGTAGCCATAGAATTGGTGGATGCAACGGATCCCGGCGAGCACAACGGCGATAACGTCACAGATGTGGAAGTAGGACTTGCTTCTCGTACGAATCCTCTGGATGATTCCGCCTCTCAAGCCAAT GAGGGATTTTGCGCGGTGATTTCGATGCATGATGGCCTCGTGTTGTATACGACTCCCTCGATATGCACAGCTCTAGGATACCCCAAGGACGCATGGATTGGCCGATCTTTCATTGACTATGTACACCCCAAGGATAAAGCTACACTGGCCGATCAGATTTCAAGCAGTATAGTGTCGCCTCAAGAAGATAGACCGAaag GTATTAACGGTAGAAGGGCAAGTTTATTCTGCGGGTTACGAAAGTTTACGAGATCGGTCATTCACCAGTCCATTGATCAGCATAAGGCGGCGAGGTCGAATTTCTACCTTCCGTTTCACTTGACCTTATCGTTCAGGGATTTTCGAGACCGTGCTACTGAACAGCAACACAAAGCAATGTTCCTGGTGGTTACTGCCCAACCTGTTCATTCTGCATATAAAG CGCCAGAAGAAACGATAATATCTTCGGTATTCACGACCCGCCATACTGCGACCTGCTACCTATCTCATGTCGATCCCGACGTAGTCCAATACTTTGGCTATCTACCTCAGGATATGGTTGGCCGTTCGCTATTCGACTTCTACCATCCCGAGGATCTGCCCTTCATCAAAGACATCTATGAGACT GTGATCAAGCTCGAAGGTGCCTCCTTCAGATCGAAACCCTACAGGTTCGGAGTGCAGAACGGAGGCTACGTCGTCCTCGAAACAGAGTGGTCGTCCTTTATCAATCCCTGGACGAAAAAACTAGAGTTTGTCGTAGGTCAACACAGGGTACTGAAAGGTCCAGCAAATCCTGATATCTTTCGCTTGCCATGCGCAACCGAGTACGGTCAATTGGCTAATATTAGCGAGGAGGTGCTAAAAGAGGCCAAGATCATACAAGGAGAGATACGTACACTTCTTGACGAG AACATCCAAAGAAAGTCAGATATAACCGAGCTTGATGTGTCAAAGAGGTGCAAGGACCTTGCGTCCTTCATGGAAAATCTGCTACAAGAGACGAGGACGCCCGGTCTTGGGAAAGATGTGCTCGCTACCGACGACAGGAGTTTTTCG GGATCACGCAATCCCTTGTTACAGGAGCACGACAGCGTGATGCTTGGTGAGATTTCGCCCCATCGCGAGTACTACGACAGTAAATCGTCCACTGAGACACCACCAAGTTACAATCAGCTCAACTACAacgaaaatattgaaagattTTTTAAGAGTAAGCCACCGGTTGCCACCATGTATGGCAGTGATGAAGAGAATATTAATTCCAGCAACGATGAAGGTGAAAAGACAAGCCCGAATTCAGCAG TGAGAAAATGCATGTCACCGATAAACGGAAGCGGTGGGAGCGGCAGTGGTAGCGCAGAAAATCTAAGCAGTGGTTCGAACAATCAAACAAGCTCAGCGAGTAGAGGCAATACGTCGAATACAACTAGCACGGAAAGTTTCAAACCTCCAACGTTGACAGAGTCGTTGCTCAATCGTCACAATGAGGATATGGAAAAGTTGATGATGCAGAAGCATCGGGAACTTCGATCTAGCATTAAGGCCAGCGACAAATTGAAGGATTCCCGAATAAAAACCACCGAGAAAATGTCGACGGACACGAACATGCATTTTATTAGTCAAGGTCATGGAGTTAAGAGAAGCGGAAGCCATAGCTGGGAAGGAGACAGTTTTAAA gtTTCAAAGCATGACGAGGTGTCAAGAACAAGTACCGCGGGTCAATTCCCTACGAATGTCACGACGACAGTTACAAGCATGAGCGTCGATCAATCTACCGTAATTCAAAAAGGTGCCAACATCAATTTGTGGCAACCTTTATCGGTTACTGTGCCCCCTGCCTCACCTGCTCAACCACACAATGTGCCACAAAA CACGAATTCACAAGCAATACCCAGAGTACCAATACTGCCGCCAATGATACCAGTGTATTATATTCCCGTACCACAAACTAATGATCCTGCAGTTTTATCATCTCTACAAGAGAAACTTAGTCCGCCTCATTCAATGCAACCCCCACAACCAAATCCTTATA TGTTTGTGCCAGTTTCATATGTGACGACGGCGATGGCCGGTGTCATTTATCCTCCAGTAATAGGTGCCCCGTCAGCGGGCATGATGTACAGACCATTCTTGATTCCCGAACAAACATCAGTCACGCGTGAAAATAATCAGTCTATAATGAACAAATGCTCCGATCGAAAACGTCCAGCGAGCCAAGCAACAAGCGTAAAAGCTGAACCGGGTAGCAGTATGGCTATGTCAGAATCTTCTAAAAAA GTACTATCACCCGGTGAATTATTCTCTTCTTGTGTGAGCAATGACGGAGGTTGCTCGAGCTTAGTGGATGCACCAACGCCAGTGAATCAAAAGATCCACAAACAAAACGACTACTCCGTAGACGAATCGAGCTCGTCTAGTTTTTACAGTAGTTTCCTATATAAGAGCAGTGATAGCAGCTGCAATCCAGATCAAAAGCCAACGGAATATTTACCAGAG GAGAGTATGATGAAGCAACATTATggtaaacgaagaaaagagcCACCGTGGCTCGAAGGTGTTCAATTAACTCCAGAATTAATATACGAGTATCAAATACATCCCAAAACTCTGAACGAAGTACTTCAAGCAGACATGGATGccttaaaaaatttcaatcaaCCCCTTTTGGTTAACGATCAATTGGGTCAGCTTTATTTGGACTTAGAGGTCGAGGGGTTCGAAACGAAGCTTGTTCTCGAAGATGGGATTACTTCTAGTGGTAGTGACAGTGGAAGTAGCAGCGGAAGTTGGACGGCTGGCACAATGTCACag CAAAAACATAGAAGGAGAATGGTGAAATACGGTAAACTCGTGATGATTCACGAAGAGAATGCACCATTGCCACCGGCTCTACCACCTCAGTCCGTACCTTGCCAGCAATTATAG
- the LOC126870827 gene encoding period circadian protein isoform X6 codes for MEEVSTENAKVSDSGYSNTCSNSQSQRSSGSSISRNSNRSESSGYCGRRPSTFGSSNEALPQPISKRKDKEYKKKKSKTILAVNAEADIILKSAGTPPEAVSYNVTVPTKPILEKKSEEVAIELVDATDPGEHNGDNVTDVEVGLASRTNPLDDSASQANEGFCAVISMHDGLVLYTTPSICTALGYPKDAWIGRSFIDYVHPKDKATLADQISSSIVSPQEDRPKGINGRRASLFCGLRKFTRSVIHQSIDQHKAARSNFYLPFHLTLSFRDFRDRATEQQHKAMFLVVTAQPVHSAYKAPEETIISSVFTTRHTATCYLSHVDPDVVQYFGYLPQDMVGRSLFDFYHPEDLPFIKDIYETVIKLEGASFRSKPYRFGVQNGGYVVLETEWSSFINPWTKKLEFVVGQHRVLKGPANPDIFRLPCATEYGQLANISEEVLKEAKIIQGEIRTLLDENIQRKSDITELDVSKRCKDLASFMENLLQETRTPGLGKDVLATDDRSFSEHDSVMLGEISPHREYYDSKSSTETPPSYNQLNYNENIERFFKSKPPVATMYGSDEENINSSNDEGEKTSPNSAVRKCMSPINGSGGSGSGSAENLSSGSNNQTSSASRGNTSNTTSTESFKPPTLTESLLNRHNEDMEKLMMQKHRELRSSIKASDKLKDSRIKTTEKMSTDTNMHFISQGHGVKRSGSHSWEGDSFKVSKHDEVSRTSTAGQFPTNVTTTVTSMSVDQSTVIQKGANINLWQPLSVTVPPASPAQPHNVPQNTNSQAIPRVPILPPMIPVYYIPVPQTNDPAVLSSLQEKLSPPHSMQPPQPNPYMFVPVSYVTTAMAGVIYPPVIGAPSAGMMYRPFLIPEQTSVTRENNQSIMNKCSDRKRPASQATSVKAEPGSSMAMSESSKKVLSPGELFSSCVSNDGGCSSLVDAPTPVNQKIHKQNDYSVDESSSSSFYSSFLYKSSDSSCNPDQKPTEYLPEESMMKQHYGKRRKEPPWLEGVQLTPELIYEYQIHPKTLNEVLQADMDALKNFNQPLLVNDQLGQLYLDLEVEGFETKLVLEDGITSSGSDSGSSSGSWTAGTMSQQKHRRRMVKYGKLVMIHEENAPLPPALPPQSVPCQQL; via the exons TAGTGGCAGCTCAATCTCGAGAAACAGTAACCGCTCCGAAAGTAGCGGTTATTGCGGTAGGCGCCCCTCGACATTTGGATCCAG CAATGAAGCACTACCGCAGCCAATCAGCAAAAGAAAGGATAAAGAAtacaagaagaagaagtcgAAGACGATTTTGGCTGTTAACGCTGAGGCAGATATTATCCTGAAAAGTGCCGGCACACCGCCAGAGGCTGTGTCATATAACGTCACCGTCCCAACGAAGCCAATACTTGAAAAAAAATCAG AAGAAGTAGCCATAGAATTGGTGGATGCAACGGATCCCGGCGAGCACAACGGCGATAACGTCACAGATGTGGAAGTAGGACTTGCTTCTCGTACGAATCCTCTGGATGATTCCGCCTCTCAAGCCAAT GAGGGATTTTGCGCGGTGATTTCGATGCATGATGGCCTCGTGTTGTATACGACTCCCTCGATATGCACAGCTCTAGGATACCCCAAGGACGCATGGATTGGCCGATCTTTCATTGACTATGTACACCCCAAGGATAAAGCTACACTGGCCGATCAGATTTCAAGCAGTATAGTGTCGCCTCAAGAAGATAGACCGAaag GTATTAACGGTAGAAGGGCAAGTTTATTCTGCGGGTTACGAAAGTTTACGAGATCGGTCATTCACCAGTCCATTGATCAGCATAAGGCGGCGAGGTCGAATTTCTACCTTCCGTTTCACTTGACCTTATCGTTCAGGGATTTTCGAGACCGTGCTACTGAACAGCAACACAAAGCAATGTTCCTGGTGGTTACTGCCCAACCTGTTCATTCTGCATATAAAG CGCCAGAAGAAACGATAATATCTTCGGTATTCACGACCCGCCATACTGCGACCTGCTACCTATCTCATGTCGATCCCGACGTAGTCCAATACTTTGGCTATCTACCTCAGGATATGGTTGGCCGTTCGCTATTCGACTTCTACCATCCCGAGGATCTGCCCTTCATCAAAGACATCTATGAGACT GTGATCAAGCTCGAAGGTGCCTCCTTCAGATCGAAACCCTACAGGTTCGGAGTGCAGAACGGAGGCTACGTCGTCCTCGAAACAGAGTGGTCGTCCTTTATCAATCCCTGGACGAAAAAACTAGAGTTTGTCGTAGGTCAACACAGGGTACTGAAAGGTCCAGCAAATCCTGATATCTTTCGCTTGCCATGCGCAACCGAGTACGGTCAATTGGCTAATATTAGCGAGGAGGTGCTAAAAGAGGCCAAGATCATACAAGGAGAGATACGTACACTTCTTGACGAG AACATCCAAAGAAAGTCAGATATAACCGAGCTTGATGTGTCAAAGAGGTGCAAGGACCTTGCGTCCTTCATGGAAAATCTGCTACAAGAGACGAGGACGCCCGGTCTTGGGAAAGATGTGCTCGCTACCGACGACAGGAGTTTTTCG GAGCACGACAGCGTGATGCTTGGTGAGATTTCGCCCCATCGCGAGTACTACGACAGTAAATCGTCCACTGAGACACCACCAAGTTACAATCAGCTCAACTACAacgaaaatattgaaagattTTTTAAGAGTAAGCCACCGGTTGCCACCATGTATGGCAGTGATGAAGAGAATATTAATTCCAGCAACGATGAAGGTGAAAAGACAAGCCCGAATTCAGCAG TGAGAAAATGCATGTCACCGATAAACGGAAGCGGTGGGAGCGGCAGTGGTAGCGCAGAAAATCTAAGCAGTGGTTCGAACAATCAAACAAGCTCAGCGAGTAGAGGCAATACGTCGAATACAACTAGCACGGAAAGTTTCAAACCTCCAACGTTGACAGAGTCGTTGCTCAATCGTCACAATGAGGATATGGAAAAGTTGATGATGCAGAAGCATCGGGAACTTCGATCTAGCATTAAGGCCAGCGACAAATTGAAGGATTCCCGAATAAAAACCACCGAGAAAATGTCGACGGACACGAACATGCATTTTATTAGTCAAGGTCATGGAGTTAAGAGAAGCGGAAGCCATAGCTGGGAAGGAGACAGTTTTAAA gtTTCAAAGCATGACGAGGTGTCAAGAACAAGTACCGCGGGTCAATTCCCTACGAATGTCACGACGACAGTTACAAGCATGAGCGTCGATCAATCTACCGTAATTCAAAAAGGTGCCAACATCAATTTGTGGCAACCTTTATCGGTTACTGTGCCCCCTGCCTCACCTGCTCAACCACACAATGTGCCACAAAA CACGAATTCACAAGCAATACCCAGAGTACCAATACTGCCGCCAATGATACCAGTGTATTATATTCCCGTACCACAAACTAATGATCCTGCAGTTTTATCATCTCTACAAGAGAAACTTAGTCCGCCTCATTCAATGCAACCCCCACAACCAAATCCTTATA TGTTTGTGCCAGTTTCATATGTGACGACGGCGATGGCCGGTGTCATTTATCCTCCAGTAATAGGTGCCCCGTCAGCGGGCATGATGTACAGACCATTCTTGATTCCCGAACAAACATCAGTCACGCGTGAAAATAATCAGTCTATAATGAACAAATGCTCCGATCGAAAACGTCCAGCGAGCCAAGCAACAAGCGTAAAAGCTGAACCGGGTAGCAGTATGGCTATGTCAGAATCTTCTAAAAAA GTACTATCACCCGGTGAATTATTCTCTTCTTGTGTGAGCAATGACGGAGGTTGCTCGAGCTTAGTGGATGCACCAACGCCAGTGAATCAAAAGATCCACAAACAAAACGACTACTCCGTAGACGAATCGAGCTCGTCTAGTTTTTACAGTAGTTTCCTATATAAGAGCAGTGATAGCAGCTGCAATCCAGATCAAAAGCCAACGGAATATTTACCAGAG GAGAGTATGATGAAGCAACATTATggtaaacgaagaaaagagcCACCGTGGCTCGAAGGTGTTCAATTAACTCCAGAATTAATATACGAGTATCAAATACATCCCAAAACTCTGAACGAAGTACTTCAAGCAGACATGGATGccttaaaaaatttcaatcaaCCCCTTTTGGTTAACGATCAATTGGGTCAGCTTTATTTGGACTTAGAGGTCGAGGGGTTCGAAACGAAGCTTGTTCTCGAAGATGGGATTACTTCTAGTGGTAGTGACAGTGGAAGTAGCAGCGGAAGTTGGACGGCTGGCACAATGTCACag CAAAAACATAGAAGGAGAATGGTGAAATACGGTAAACTCGTGATGATTCACGAAGAGAATGCACCATTGCCACCGGCTCTACCACCTCAGTCCGTACCTTGCCAGCAATTATAG
- the LOC126870827 gene encoding period circadian protein isoform X4, with the protein MEEVSTENAKVSDSGYSNTCSNSQSQRSSGSSISRNSNRSESSGYCGRRPSTFGSSNEALPQPISKRKDKEYKKKKSKTILAVNAEADIILKSAGTPPEAVSYNVTVPTKPILEKKSEEVAIELVDATDPGEHNGDNVTDVEVGLASRTNPLDDSASQANEGFCAVISMHDGLVLYTTPSICTALGYPKDAWIGRSFIDYVHPKDKATLADQISSSIVSPQEDRPKGINGRRASLFCGLRKFTRSVIHQSIDQHKAARSNFYLPFHLTLSFRDFRDRATEQQHKAMFLVVTAQPVHSAYKAPEETIISSVFTTRHTATCYLSHVDPDVVQYFGYLPQDMVGRSLFDFYHPEDLPFIKDIYETVIKLEGASFRSKPYRFGVQNGGYVVLETEWSSFINPWTKKLEFVVGQHRVLKGPANPDIFRLPCATEYGQLANISEEVLKEAKIIQGEIRTLLDENIQRKSDITELDVSKRCKDLASFMENLLQETRTPGLGKDVLATDDRSFSGSRNPLLQEHDSVMLGEISPHREYYDSKSSTETPPSYNQLNYNENIERFFKSKPPVATMYGSDEENINSSNDEGEKTSPNSAVRKCMSPINGSGGSGSGSAENLSSGSNNQTSSASRGNTSNTTSTESFKPPTLTESLLNRHNEDMEKLMMQKHRELRSSIKASDKLKDSRIKTTEKMSTDTNMHFISQGHGVKRSGSHSWEGDSFKVSKHDEVSRTSTAGQFPTNVTTTVTSMSVDQSTVIQKGANINLWQPLSVTVPPASPAQPHNVPQNTNSQAIPRVPILPPMIPVYYIPVPQTNDPAVLSSLQEKLSPPHSMQPPQPNPYMFVPVSYVTTAMAGVIYPPVIGAPSAGMMYRPFLIPEQTSVTRENNQSIMNKCSDRKRPASQATSVKAEPGSSMAMSESSKKVLSPGELFSSCVSNDGGCSSLVDAPTPVNQKIHKQNDYSVDESSSSSFYSSFLYKSSDSSCNPDQKPTEYLPEESMMKQHYGKRRKEPPWLEGVQLTPELIYEYQIHPKTLNEVLQADMDALKNFNQPLLVNDQLGQLYLDLEVEGFETKLVLEDGITSSGSDSGSSSGSWTAGTMSQQKHRRRMVKYGKLVMIHEENAPLPPALPPQSVPCQQL; encoded by the exons TAGTGGCAGCTCAATCTCGAGAAACAGTAACCGCTCCGAAAGTAGCGGTTATTGCGGTAGGCGCCCCTCGACATTTGGATCCAG CAATGAAGCACTACCGCAGCCAATCAGCAAAAGAAAGGATAAAGAAtacaagaagaagaagtcgAAGACGATTTTGGCTGTTAACGCTGAGGCAGATATTATCCTGAAAAGTGCCGGCACACCGCCAGAGGCTGTGTCATATAACGTCACCGTCCCAACGAAGCCAATACTTGAAAAAAAATCAG AAGAAGTAGCCATAGAATTGGTGGATGCAACGGATCCCGGCGAGCACAACGGCGATAACGTCACAGATGTGGAAGTAGGACTTGCTTCTCGTACGAATCCTCTGGATGATTCCGCCTCTCAAGCCAAT GAGGGATTTTGCGCGGTGATTTCGATGCATGATGGCCTCGTGTTGTATACGACTCCCTCGATATGCACAGCTCTAGGATACCCCAAGGACGCATGGATTGGCCGATCTTTCATTGACTATGTACACCCCAAGGATAAAGCTACACTGGCCGATCAGATTTCAAGCAGTATAGTGTCGCCTCAAGAAGATAGACCGAaag GTATTAACGGTAGAAGGGCAAGTTTATTCTGCGGGTTACGAAAGTTTACGAGATCGGTCATTCACCAGTCCATTGATCAGCATAAGGCGGCGAGGTCGAATTTCTACCTTCCGTTTCACTTGACCTTATCGTTCAGGGATTTTCGAGACCGTGCTACTGAACAGCAACACAAAGCAATGTTCCTGGTGGTTACTGCCCAACCTGTTCATTCTGCATATAAAG CGCCAGAAGAAACGATAATATCTTCGGTATTCACGACCCGCCATACTGCGACCTGCTACCTATCTCATGTCGATCCCGACGTAGTCCAATACTTTGGCTATCTACCTCAGGATATGGTTGGCCGTTCGCTATTCGACTTCTACCATCCCGAGGATCTGCCCTTCATCAAAGACATCTATGAGACT GTGATCAAGCTCGAAGGTGCCTCCTTCAGATCGAAACCCTACAGGTTCGGAGTGCAGAACGGAGGCTACGTCGTCCTCGAAACAGAGTGGTCGTCCTTTATCAATCCCTGGACGAAAAAACTAGAGTTTGTCGTAGGTCAACACAGGGTACTGAAAGGTCCAGCAAATCCTGATATCTTTCGCTTGCCATGCGCAACCGAGTACGGTCAATTGGCTAATATTAGCGAGGAGGTGCTAAAAGAGGCCAAGATCATACAAGGAGAGATACGTACACTTCTTGACGAG AACATCCAAAGAAAGTCAGATATAACCGAGCTTGATGTGTCAAAGAGGTGCAAGGACCTTGCGTCCTTCATGGAAAATCTGCTACAAGAGACGAGGACGCCCGGTCTTGGGAAAGATGTGCTCGCTACCGACGACAGGAGTTTTTCG GGATCACGCAATCCCTTGTTACAGGAGCACGACAGCGTGATGCTTGGTGAGATTTCGCCCCATCGCGAGTACTACGACAGTAAATCGTCCACTGAGACACCACCAAGTTACAATCAGCTCAACTACAacgaaaatattgaaagattTTTTAAGAGTAAGCCACCGGTTGCCACCATGTATGGCAGTGATGAAGAGAATATTAATTCCAGCAACGATGAAGGTGAAAAGACAAGCCCGAATTCAGCAG TGAGAAAATGCATGTCACCGATAAACGGAAGCGGTGGGAGCGGCAGTGGTAGCGCAGAAAATCTAAGCAGTGGTTCGAACAATCAAACAAGCTCAGCGAGTAGAGGCAATACGTCGAATACAACTAGCACGGAAAGTTTCAAACCTCCAACGTTGACAGAGTCGTTGCTCAATCGTCACAATGAGGATATGGAAAAGTTGATGATGCAGAAGCATCGGGAACTTCGATCTAGCATTAAGGCCAGCGACAAATTGAAGGATTCCCGAATAAAAACCACCGAGAAAATGTCGACGGACACGAACATGCATTTTATTAGTCAAGGTCATGGAGTTAAGAGAAGCGGAAGCCATAGCTGGGAAGGAGACAGTTTTAAA gtTTCAAAGCATGACGAGGTGTCAAGAACAAGTACCGCGGGTCAATTCCCTACGAATGTCACGACGACAGTTACAAGCATGAGCGTCGATCAATCTACCGTAATTCAAAAAGGTGCCAACATCAATTTGTGGCAACCTTTATCGGTTACTGTGCCCCCTGCCTCACCTGCTCAACCACACAATGTGCCACAAAA CACGAATTCACAAGCAATACCCAGAGTACCAATACTGCCGCCAATGATACCAGTGTATTATATTCCCGTACCACAAACTAATGATCCTGCAGTTTTATCATCTCTACAAGAGAAACTTAGTCCGCCTCATTCAATGCAACCCCCACAACCAAATCCTTATA TGTTTGTGCCAGTTTCATATGTGACGACGGCGATGGCCGGTGTCATTTATCCTCCAGTAATAGGTGCCCCGTCAGCGGGCATGATGTACAGACCATTCTTGATTCCCGAACAAACATCAGTCACGCGTGAAAATAATCAGTCTATAATGAACAAATGCTCCGATCGAAAACGTCCAGCGAGCCAAGCAACAAGCGTAAAAGCTGAACCGGGTAGCAGTATGGCTATGTCAGAATCTTCTAAAAAA GTACTATCACCCGGTGAATTATTCTCTTCTTGTGTGAGCAATGACGGAGGTTGCTCGAGCTTAGTGGATGCACCAACGCCAGTGAATCAAAAGATCCACAAACAAAACGACTACTCCGTAGACGAATCGAGCTCGTCTAGTTTTTACAGTAGTTTCCTATATAAGAGCAGTGATAGCAGCTGCAATCCAGATCAAAAGCCAACGGAATATTTACCAGAG GAGAGTATGATGAAGCAACATTATggtaaacgaagaaaagagcCACCGTGGCTCGAAGGTGTTCAATTAACTCCAGAATTAATATACGAGTATCAAATACATCCCAAAACTCTGAACGAAGTACTTCAAGCAGACATGGATGccttaaaaaatttcaatcaaCCCCTTTTGGTTAACGATCAATTGGGTCAGCTTTATTTGGACTTAGAGGTCGAGGGGTTCGAAACGAAGCTTGTTCTCGAAGATGGGATTACTTCTAGTGGTAGTGACAGTGGAAGTAGCAGCGGAAGTTGGACGGCTGGCACAATGTCACag CAAAAACATAGAAGGAGAATGGTGAAATACGGTAAACTCGTGATGATTCACGAAGAGAATGCACCATTGCCACCGGCTCTACCACCTCAGTCCGTACCTTGCCAGCAATTATAG